A DNA window from candidate division KSB1 bacterium contains the following coding sequences:
- the lpxB gene encoding lipid-A-disaccharide synthase, protein MPFSPDILIVAGEASGDLHGTRLVQALKAAAPACRIFGIGGDGMAGAGMELLFHIRDMAVVGFSEVIRHLPFLRKVMAALLAEVERRRPAVVILIDYPGFNLRLAQRLRPRGCKILYYIAPQVWAWGGNRIAKMAKLVDEMAVVFPFEAPLFANAGLRTHFVGHPLLEGLSPRLSRREFLAAHGFVEGRPLLGLLPGSRHHEIVRLLPDMIATARILQQQHPGLQIAVAQAPTLPARLYQEIIPNGDVRLLAGTTYELMRDSTACLVCSGTATLETACFGTPLAIVYRVSRLSYAIGKRLVKLPYIGLVNVVAGRLIAPEFVQQAFQPQRVAGALSPYLQPTPERAAICRALQQVRERLGTPGASQRTAAIALRLAGAGENLMPRPVTAA, encoded by the coding sequence ATGCCTTTCTCTCCCGACATTCTCATCGTGGCCGGCGAAGCCAGCGGTGATTTGCATGGCACGCGGCTGGTGCAGGCGCTCAAAGCCGCGGCACCCGCCTGCCGGATCTTCGGCATCGGTGGCGACGGCATGGCCGGCGCCGGCATGGAACTGCTCTTTCACATTCGCGACATGGCGGTGGTCGGCTTCTCGGAAGTCATTCGCCATCTGCCCTTCCTGCGCAAAGTGATGGCCGCCTTGCTGGCGGAAGTGGAGCGCCGGCGGCCGGCGGTGGTCATCCTGATCGACTATCCCGGTTTCAATTTGCGGCTGGCGCAGCGGCTGCGCCCGCGCGGTTGCAAGATTCTCTATTACATTGCACCGCAAGTGTGGGCGTGGGGCGGAAATCGCATTGCCAAAATGGCGAAGCTGGTGGACGAGATGGCCGTGGTGTTCCCCTTCGAAGCGCCGTTGTTTGCCAATGCCGGTCTGCGCACACATTTTGTCGGCCATCCCCTGCTGGAAGGATTGTCGCCCCGTCTCTCCCGCCGGGAGTTTTTGGCGGCACACGGCTTCGTGGAAGGCAGGCCGTTGCTCGGCCTCCTGCCCGGCAGCCGCCATCATGAGATTGTGCGTCTGCTGCCGGATATGATCGCCACTGCCCGGATCTTGCAGCAGCAACACCCCGGCCTGCAAATCGCTGTGGCCCAGGCCCCGACTCTGCCGGCGCGCCTCTATCAGGAAATAATTCCAAACGGTGACGTGCGCCTGCTTGCCGGAACCACTTATGAATTGATGCGTGACAGCACCGCCTGCCTGGTGTGCTCCGGCACGGCCACACTGGAGACCGCCTGTTTCGGCACGCCGCTCGCGATCGTCTATCGTGTCTCGCGGCTTTCCTATGCCATCGGCAAGCGCCTGGTCAAGCTGCCATATATTGGTCTGGTGAATGTTGTGGCCGGCCGCCTGATTGCGCCGGAATTTGTGCAGCAGGCATTCCAACCGCAGCGTGTGGCCGGGGCATTGTCGCCCTATTTGCAGCCGACACCGGAGCGCGCGGCCATTTGCCGGGCCTTGCAGCAGGTGCGCGAGCGTTTGGGCACGCCCGGTGCCAGCCAGCGCACCGCTGCGATTGCCTTGCGCCTGGCCGGCGCGGGCGAAAATCTCATGCCCCGCCCGGTCACGGCGGCGTAG
- a CDS encoding aminomethyltransferase family protein, with protein MPIPSPFYSRMAPLCQSMDWRNWAGYAAVSVYEFSHEREYYAIRNAAALIDVSPLFKYDIRGPEARRLVDRIITRSAQTCQPGRVMYTPWCDEQGKMIDDGTVACLADDHFRITSADPNLRWFQDCGYGMQARVEEVSTALAALSLQGPKSREILQQIVTGVDFAALKYFRLTHGRLAGRPLTITRTGYTGDLGYELWFEPAHAEALWDALMDRGRDYGLMPVGMVAMDIARVEAALLLGDVDYVSSHKALTAARKSSPLEMGLEWTVDFNKGDFIGRRALWAEKMRGPKWRFVGLEVDWEELESLYAAADLPPQVAGRASRVAVPIYRDGRQIGQATSSTFSPILKKFIAIGTVESQFAALGTKVEMEITVEFAREHAGATVVKTPFFDPPRKRS; from the coding sequence ATGCCGATCCCCTCTCCCTTCTATTCACGCATGGCACCGCTCTGCCAGAGCATGGACTGGCGCAATTGGGCGGGCTATGCCGCGGTGAGTGTCTATGAATTCTCGCATGAACGCGAGTATTATGCCATTCGCAACGCCGCGGCCTTGATCGATGTTTCACCACTGTTCAAATATGACATCCGCGGGCCGGAGGCCAGGCGGCTGGTGGATCGCATCATCACGCGCTCGGCCCAGACCTGCCAGCCGGGCCGGGTGATGTACACGCCCTGGTGCGATGAACAGGGCAAGATGATCGACGACGGCACGGTGGCGTGTCTGGCAGACGACCATTTTCGCATCACCTCCGCCGATCCCAATCTGCGCTGGTTTCAGGACTGCGGCTACGGGATGCAGGCCCGGGTCGAGGAGGTCAGCACCGCGCTGGCGGCGCTCTCCCTGCAGGGGCCGAAATCGCGCGAGATTCTGCAGCAAATCGTCACCGGGGTGGACTTCGCGGCGCTCAAATATTTTCGCCTGACACATGGCCGGCTCGCCGGCAGGCCGCTCACCATCACCCGCACCGGCTACACCGGTGATTTGGGATACGAATTGTGGTTTGAACCCGCACATGCGGAGGCACTATGGGACGCGCTGATGGACAGGGGCAGGGATTACGGCCTGATGCCGGTCGGCATGGTCGCGATGGACATTGCGCGCGTGGAGGCGGCTTTGCTGCTCGGCGACGTGGACTATGTCTCCAGCCACAAGGCGCTCACCGCCGCACGCAAATCATCTCCGCTGGAAATGGGACTGGAGTGGACGGTCGACTTCAACAAGGGCGATTTTATCGGTCGCCGCGCCCTGTGGGCTGAAAAAATGCGCGGCCCGAAATGGCGCTTCGTCGGTCTCGAAGTGGACTGGGAGGAATTGGAATCGCTCTATGCCGCGGCGGACCTGCCACCGCAAGTGGCCGGCCGCGCCTCCCGCGTGGCGGTGCCCATTTACCGCGACGGCCGTCAAATCGGCCAGGCAACCAGCAGCACTTTTTCACCAATTCTCAAAAAGTTCATCGCCATCGGCACAGTCGAAAGCCAATTTGCCGCGCTCGGCACCAAGGTTGAAATGGAAATCACGGTGGAGTTTGCCCGCGAACACGCCGGCGCAACGGTGGTCAAGACGCCATTCTTTGATCCGCCCCGCAAGCGCTCTTGA
- a CDS encoding fibronectin type III domain-containing protein: protein MRELFRDRAHGALVLCTVLLAALAAPPATAQTFTQDRQYEPVQMAAFSFPDFSGDIAPVNQLFLYAWRGGLWQQIPFQIDERGLEVVLGDTIANSYFAPKDGRLDDNDQLLFMARDAGEQAAFWNWIDDASARSFPRYEIRLLDPLTSREAYVYLYRSSTLTADPLVPSYMKYSPSPAGRVAADTVRGVSYIQGHANNGVPDFLAVPRSFGGSGVDFLDRLKLRIRAVVTIQFIGNQTITANEQDNLIALDNSLRAVAGSIRVIREVKERINVTVSIFNVNVDTVAISLFFYPFSQQLSGTIPLTSSLGARLLRATFDFNANMVGQAWQNKNSTTPRTITGASGGITEAEGVIDILPKRNWFSASSTLHGSFLGIFGIDNILNTTQKYYFWDAMSGTGDGTADTGDGRSYGDSGFIIQSIGNNPIVATFQLGFISYILGPNLTRAQAVALNANAEAPVSQILNLQTYDGIAPAAVTDLRVSNSTATSVTLSWTAPADAGSTVTGYELGYSTTPVGADLDAWFQNASKAGNLPAPGAPGTSESATIENLTTGARYFFLLRSRDAFGNLSPYSNIATIDAVPVELAAFHARVDRNQAELEWHTVSETNNLGFHVERRQAAQAWLTLGFVNGHGTTTQAQHYRFVDRDLQPGEYAYRLRQVDYNGAFEYSPEITVRVDVPRHFLLAPNFPNPLLSGRDATVIRYELSHAAPQPVTLRIFNLLGHEVRRLVNENQPGGYYETRWDGRGTNGERVAAGLYFVELRSAGLRAIQKLTVMP, encoded by the coding sequence ATGCGAGAGCTTTTTCGTGATCGCGCGCATGGGGCACTCGTGTTGTGCACCGTGCTGCTGGCCGCGCTGGCGGCACCGCCCGCGACGGCGCAAACCTTCACGCAAGACCGTCAATATGAGCCCGTGCAAATGGCAGCCTTCAGTTTTCCGGATTTCTCGGGCGATATCGCACCGGTCAATCAGCTTTTTTTGTATGCCTGGCGCGGCGGCTTGTGGCAGCAGATTCCCTTTCAAATCGATGAGCGCGGACTGGAAGTGGTGCTGGGCGATACCATCGCGAACAGTTATTTTGCCCCGAAGGACGGCCGCCTGGACGACAATGACCAGCTTCTCTTCATGGCGCGTGACGCCGGCGAGCAGGCCGCCTTTTGGAATTGGATCGATGACGCCTCTGCGCGCAGCTTCCCGCGCTATGAGATCCGGCTGCTCGATCCCCTGACCTCCCGCGAAGCCTATGTCTACCTGTATCGTTCCAGCACGCTGACAGCCGATCCGCTGGTGCCCTCCTACATGAAATATTCCCCCAGCCCGGCCGGCCGGGTGGCAGCCGACACGGTGCGTGGCGTGAGTTATATCCAGGGGCATGCCAACAACGGCGTGCCCGATTTTCTCGCGGTGCCACGCTCTTTTGGCGGCAGCGGCGTCGATTTTTTGGACCGCTTGAAACTGCGCATTCGCGCCGTGGTGACGATTCAGTTTATCGGCAATCAAACGATCACGGCGAACGAGCAGGACAATCTGATCGCGCTGGACAACAGTTTGCGTGCGGTGGCGGGCAGCATCCGTGTCATTCGCGAAGTGAAGGAACGCATCAACGTCACCGTTTCGATTTTCAACGTCAATGTCGATACGGTTGCGATTTCGCTGTTCTTCTATCCCTTCTCGCAGCAACTCTCCGGAACGATACCCCTGACCTCCTCCCTGGGCGCGCGGTTGCTGCGGGCGACGTTCGATTTCAATGCCAACATGGTTGGACAAGCCTGGCAAAACAAAAACAGCACCACGCCGCGCACCATCACCGGCGCCTCCGGCGGCATCACGGAAGCGGAGGGCGTGATCGACATTCTGCCCAAGCGCAATTGGTTCAGCGCCAGCTCCACTTTGCACGGCAGTTTCCTGGGCATTTTCGGGATCGACAACATCCTGAACACCACGCAAAAATACTACTTCTGGGATGCGATGAGCGGCACCGGTGACGGCACCGCCGACACCGGCGACGGCCGTTCCTACGGCGACAGCGGCTTCATCATTCAGAGCATCGGCAACAACCCGATTGTCGCGACCTTTCAACTCGGCTTCATTTCCTACATTCTCGGTCCAAATTTGACGCGGGCGCAGGCGGTGGCGCTCAACGCCAATGCCGAGGCACCGGTGAGCCAGATTTTGAATCTGCAAACCTATGATGGCATCGCGCCGGCGGCGGTGACGGATTTGCGCGTTTCCAACTCCACGGCCACCAGCGTGACGCTGTCGTGGACTGCGCCGGCGGATGCCGGCTCAACGGTGACGGGCTATGAGCTGGGTTACTCCACCACCCCGGTGGGGGCCGATCTCGACGCCTGGTTTCAAAACGCGAGCAAGGCGGGGAATCTGCCCGCACCCGGCGCACCCGGCACCAGCGAGTCTGCCACCATCGAAAACCTCACCACGGGTGCACGCTACTTTTTCCTCCTGCGCTCCCGCGATGCTTTCGGCAACCTTTCGCCCTATTCCAACATTGCCACCATCGATGCCGTGCCGGTGGAGCTGGCCGCCTTTCATGCGCGTGTCGATCGCAATCAAGCCGAGCTGGAGTGGCACACGGTGAGCGAGACCAACAACCTCGGCTTTCATGTCGAACGCCGGCAGGCGGCACAGGCGTGGCTGACCCTCGGCTTCGTGAACGGTCACGGCACCACCACCCAGGCGCAGCACTACCGCTTTGTCGATCGCGATCTGCAACCCGGGGAATATGCCTACCGCCTGCGCCAGGTCGATTACAATGGCGCATTCGAATACTCGCCGGAAATCACCGTGCGCGTGGACGTTCCCCGGCATTTTCTGCTGGCGCCCAATTTCCCCAACCCGCTGCTCAGCGGCCGGGACGCCACAGTCATTCGCTATGAGTTGTCGCATGCCGCGCCGCAGCCGGTGACGCTGCGCATTTTCAATTTGCTCGGCCACGAGGTCCGCCGGCTGGTGAATGAAAACCAGCCCGGCGGCTATTACGAAACCCGTTGGGATGGCCGCGGGACAAACGGTGAGCGCGTCGCGGCCGGCCTCTACTTCGTGGAATTGCGTTCGGCAGGCTTGCGCGCAATTCAGAAGCTGACCGTGATGCCGTAA
- a CDS encoding WbqC family protein produces MKIIAAHLPVYLPGAALFHKLARADALLFADHLQYSKRSVINRGRIKTPEGARWLTVPVLTRGRGRQAIREVEINRNEAWARRHWRSLQTNYHPAPYFLQFADRFAAIYRREWRRLLDLNLALFETLCACLEMTKPVHLSSELALAGTAQPWLIAAIKQLGGTAYLAEASALPLPAAAFAEAGIALLSLPRRVERYHQLYGEFLADLSVVDVLFNEGRDYFR; encoded by the coding sequence ATGAAAATCATTGCCGCACATCTGCCTGTTTATTTGCCGGGTGCTGCTCTCTTCCACAAGCTGGCGCGCGCGGACGCGCTGCTGTTTGCCGATCATCTGCAGTATTCCAAACGCAGCGTGATCAATCGCGGCCGCATCAAAACGCCGGAGGGAGCGCGCTGGCTGACCGTGCCGGTGCTGACCCGGGGCCGCGGCCGCCAGGCGATTCGTGAGGTCGAGATCAATCGCAACGAAGCCTGGGCACGACGCCACTGGCGCAGCCTGCAAACCAATTACCATCCCGCGCCCTATTTCCTGCAATTCGCCGATCGTTTCGCAGCGATCTATCGCCGCGAGTGGCGCCGGCTGCTCGATCTCAACCTGGCACTGTTCGAGACGCTTTGTGCCTGCCTGGAGATGACAAAACCGGTCCATCTCAGTTCCGAACTTGCGCTCGCAGGGACGGCACAGCCCTGGTTGATTGCGGCAATCAAACAACTGGGCGGCACGGCTTATCTTGCGGAAGCGTCAGCGCTCCCTCTGCCCGCGGCCGCCTTCGCCGAAGCCGGTATCGCGCTGCTCTCTCTGCCGCGGCGCGTCGAGCGCTATCATCAGCTTTACGGTGAATTCCTGGCCGATCTCAGTGTGGTGGATGTTCTGTTCAACGAAGGCCGCGACTACTTCAGGTAA
- a CDS encoding SRPBCC family protein, which produces MSMLKESIEIRRPLAEVWPYLDIAHWPKVSPIFQEVEALDDTMKAGARYLVTAGPGEAKVKYNLEIIVFDQSLGRLVYKRTGGPLPGTSEWSLASTPSGTRVVYTNYYQHDLNSTVLSSIMRAMERFLNDLRNAVENSEKKPQ; this is translated from the coding sequence ATGTCGATGCTCAAGGAATCAATCGAAATCAGGCGGCCGCTTGCCGAGGTGTGGCCTTATCTCGACATCGCGCACTGGCCGAAAGTCTCCCCGATCTTTCAGGAAGTCGAAGCGCTCGACGACACCATGAAGGCGGGCGCGCGCTACCTCGTTACCGCCGGGCCGGGTGAAGCCAAGGTCAAATACAATCTTGAAATCATTGTCTTCGATCAGAGTCTGGGCCGCCTGGTGTACAAGCGCACCGGCGGGCCGTTGCCCGGCACCAGCGAATGGTCACTGGCCAGCACGCCCTCCGGCACCCGCGTGGTCTACACCAACTACTACCAGCATGATTTGAATTCCACCGTGCTCAGTTCCATCATGCGCGCGATGGAACGCTTCCTCAACGACCTGCGCAACGCGGTGGAAAATTCTGAAAAGAAGCCGCAATAG
- the hisS gene encoding histidine--tRNA ligase, with protein sequence MINVQPPSGTRDFLADELRKRRQVIRVIQEVYESFGFEPLETPAFENLSTLLGKYGEEGDQLLFRILRRGEKLQEVLAAGARSQNELSDLALRYDLTVPLARVMARYRSQLPRFYKRYQIQPVWRADRPARGRFREFMQCDLDVCGSSSLLVEAEVLAAACTVLDRLQFNAYNLSLNHREILRGLIETAGVPAELEESALVAVDKLDKLGTAGVHAELLQRGLAAPAAEKLLRLLAEVQDLPHNEQRLARLREELHRPAAVAGLEALRTILDLSRDTAAGPRLVISPSLARGLSYYTGAIFEVIVPGAAGSLGGGGRYDGLVGMFAGQAIPACGFSLGLERVVLMMEEQGRFAETAGAVQVMLVNFAETQAEILALARRLRGMGVTCDVHPEVAGLKQQFNYAASRNVQYVAFYGQREKDSGRLRLKRQADGTELTLALEDLESEWRRLTASH encoded by the coding sequence ATGATCAATGTGCAGCCGCCCAGCGGCACCCGTGATTTTCTCGCCGATGAATTACGCAAGCGCCGTCAGGTGATTCGCGTCATTCAGGAAGTCTATGAGTCCTTCGGTTTCGAGCCTCTGGAGACGCCGGCATTCGAGAATCTCAGCACGCTGCTGGGCAAATATGGCGAAGAGGGCGACCAGCTCTTGTTTCGCATTCTCCGCCGCGGGGAAAAATTGCAGGAGGTGCTCGCAGCCGGCGCCCGCTCGCAAAACGAGCTCAGCGATCTGGCGCTGCGCTATGATCTCACCGTCCCGCTGGCGAGGGTGATGGCGCGCTATCGCAGCCAATTGCCGAGATTCTACAAACGCTATCAAATTCAGCCGGTGTGGCGTGCCGACCGCCCCGCCAGGGGCCGCTTTCGCGAATTCATGCAATGCGACCTGGACGTGTGCGGCAGCTCCTCGCTGCTGGTCGAAGCCGAAGTGTTGGCGGCCGCCTGCACCGTGCTTGATCGCCTGCAGTTCAATGCTTACAACCTCAGCCTCAATCATCGCGAAATCTTGCGCGGGCTGATCGAGACGGCCGGCGTGCCCGCGGAGCTGGAGGAAAGCGCGCTGGTGGCGGTTGACAAGCTCGACAAACTCGGAACTGCCGGCGTGCACGCAGAGCTGCTCCAGCGCGGGCTGGCGGCACCGGCTGCGGAAAAACTTCTGCGGCTGCTGGCGGAGGTGCAAGATCTTCCGCACAACGAACAACGTCTGGCGCGCCTGCGCGAAGAACTGCACCGGCCCGCGGCTGTTGCCGGCCTGGAGGCCTTGCGCACGATCCTGGATTTGAGCCGGGACACCGCCGCCGGCCCCCGCCTGGTTATCAGCCCCAGCCTGGCGCGCGGCCTGTCCTACTATACCGGCGCGATTTTCGAAGTGATCGTGCCGGGTGCCGCCGGGTCATTGGGTGGCGGCGGCCGCTATGATGGCCTGGTCGGTATGTTTGCCGGACAGGCGATTCCCGCCTGCGGCTTTTCTCTCGGCCTGGAGCGCGTGGTGTTGATGATGGAGGAACAGGGCCGTTTCGCCGAAACCGCCGGCGCCGTGCAAGTGATGCTCGTCAACTTTGCCGAAACCCAGGCTGAAATTCTGGCGCTTGCCAGACGGCTGCGCGGCATGGGTGTAACGTGCGATGTTCATCCTGAAGTCGCCGGCTTGAAACAGCAATTCAACTATGCCGCCAGCCGCAACGTGCAGTATGTCGCCTTCTATGGTCAGCGTGAGAAGGACAGTGGCCGGCTTCGTCTCAAACGCCAGGCTGACGGCACGGAGTTGACTCTGGCTTTGGAGGATTTGGAGAGCGAATGGCGGAGGCTGACCGCATCGCACTAA
- a CDS encoding 1-acyl-sn-glycerol-3-phosphate acyltransferase produces MKRAGRFHLVNHGSAAIKTPSASRVRTVYLTLLTFFALFGAMLGVVVISVVTLGRAQNFITTTLGSWLGRFVLGCAGVRIKFQYLEKPVRSPAIFIGNHSSTLDIFLILALRLPRVRFVAKYEFLYNPLFAIMGLLTGQIFVKRQDSAQAVAALNRAYNRIRRRRHSLFIMPEGTRIEDGTIGVFKKGAFHMAMDLQYPIVPIFFGGARRLCPGKSLQVRPGTVLLRFHPAEDTSTWTPDNLDAQIARIRENYVRWDQEFMANYEAMLAT; encoded by the coding sequence TTGAAACGGGCGGGACGCTTTCATCTTGTCAACCACGGGAGTGCTGCCATCAAGACCCCTTCCGCCAGCCGCGTGCGCACGGTCTATCTCACCCTGCTGACGTTTTTTGCCCTGTTTGGCGCCATGCTCGGCGTGGTGGTGATCAGCGTGGTGACGCTTGGCCGGGCACAGAACTTCATCACCACCACCCTCGGCAGTTGGCTCGGACGTTTCGTGCTCGGCTGCGCCGGCGTCCGGATTAAATTTCAATACCTTGAAAAACCGGTGCGCAGCCCGGCCATCTTCATCGGCAACCACAGCTCGACACTCGACATTTTTCTGATTCTCGCACTGCGGCTGCCGCGCGTGCGCTTCGTGGCGAAATACGAATTTCTTTACAATCCCCTGTTCGCCATCATGGGCCTGCTTACCGGCCAGATTTTCGTCAAGCGACAGGACTCTGCGCAGGCGGTGGCGGCGCTCAACCGCGCCTACAACCGCATCCGGCGCCGGCGCCACAGCCTGTTCATCATGCCGGAGGGCACGCGCATCGAAGACGGCACCATCGGTGTTTTCAAGAAGGGTGCTTTTCACATGGCAATGGACCTGCAGTATCCCATCGTTCCGATCTTTTTCGGCGGCGCGCGCCGGCTTTGTCCCGGCAAGTCCCTGCAGGTGCGCCCGGGCACGGTATTGCTGCGTTTTCATCCCGCGGAAGACACCAGCACCTGGACGCCGGACAACCTGGACGCCCAGATCGCACGCATCCGCGAAAATTACGTGCGCTGGGATCAGGAGTTCATGGCGAATTACGAGGCAATGCTGGCCACTTGA
- a CDS encoding YajQ family cyclic di-GMP-binding protein: MPSFDIVSEVDLQEVDNALNNTKKELATRYDFRHSNTRLELNKKEMTIALHTEDEMKARAVREILSIHLAKRKIDPRALAFGNPQPGQGKTIKVEIKIKRGLDKDTARAIVKIVKDSKLKVQAAIQDEQVRVTGKKIDDLQTIIKLVRESNLDIPVQFVNLKS, encoded by the coding sequence ATGCCCTCCTTCGATATTGTCAGTGAAGTGGATTTGCAGGAAGTCGACAACGCCCTGAACAACACCAAAAAGGAGCTGGCGACCCGCTATGACTTTCGCCATTCCAACACCCGGCTCGAGCTCAACAAAAAGGAGATGACGATCGCGCTGCACACCGAGGACGAGATGAAAGCGCGGGCCGTGCGTGAAATCCTTTCCATCCATCTCGCGAAGCGCAAAATCGATCCGCGCGCGCTGGCGTTTGGCAATCCCCAGCCGGGCCAGGGCAAAACCATCAAGGTCGAAATCAAAATCAAGAGGGGACTGGACAAGGACACCGCCCGGGCCATCGTCAAAATCGTCAAAGACAGCAAGCTCAAGGTGCAGGCGGCGATTCAAGACGAGCAGGTGCGGGTGACGGGCAAGAAGATCGACGATCTGCAGACGATCATCAAGCTGGTGCGCGAGAGCAACCTGGACATTCCGGTGCAATTCGTCAACCTGAAAAGTTGA
- a CDS encoding DUF2914 domain-containing protein, whose product MFESQITWCRQRLAAGRLKWQAFCRQQQQYARQFAQKAGRTYRRYEKYIPVTAFVAGFLYDSLTLTRIDAWLDNLILLLYTLFAGVLLVVLGRMQRGHRFPLWLEQRHDWLTFGLHFLFGSLLSSYVVFYFKSAAVFTSYLFIGLLVALLLLNEFFFHRLRHLRLLVAIYFFCCFAFLTFFLPVVTRVMNSLMFLASGVLSLVLIAGLWFAIYGKALAGMKNDLHRLLWPPLAIFAAQVLFYFLNWMPPVPLALKEGGIYRSVRRVADRYEVKYTTPRWWQVFKKDDRDFAYTPGDTIYCFAAVFAPTALKQRIVHHWQKKNAAGDWVTRDAISYEAHGGRDGGWRWYTRKRNAEPGSWRVEVRTQNGRLLGRIPFEVYEAKERPTRFTTDYL is encoded by the coding sequence ATGTTCGAAAGCCAGATCACCTGGTGCCGGCAGCGCCTGGCGGCGGGCCGCCTGAAATGGCAGGCGTTTTGCCGGCAACAACAGCAATACGCGCGGCAGTTCGCGCAAAAGGCCGGCCGCACGTACCGGCGTTACGAAAAATATATCCCTGTCACCGCTTTCGTCGCGGGTTTCCTCTACGATTCCCTGACGCTGACACGCATCGATGCCTGGCTGGACAACCTCATCCTGTTGCTCTACACCCTGTTCGCCGGCGTGCTGCTCGTGGTGTTGGGCCGGATGCAGCGCGGGCACCGCTTCCCGCTCTGGCTGGAACAGCGCCATGATTGGCTCACCTTCGGTCTACATTTCCTCTTCGGCAGTCTGTTGTCGAGCTACGTGGTGTTTTACTTCAAGAGCGCGGCGGTCTTCACCTCCTACCTCTTCATCGGCCTGCTGGTGGCGTTGCTGCTGCTCAACGAGTTTTTTTTCCACCGTCTGCGCCACCTGCGCCTGCTGGTTGCGATCTACTTTTTCTGCTGCTTTGCCTTTCTCACCTTCTTCCTGCCGGTGGTGACGCGTGTGATGAATTCGCTGATGTTTCTCGCCAGCGGGGTGTTGAGCCTGGTGCTGATTGCCGGCCTCTGGTTCGCCATCTACGGCAAAGCCCTGGCGGGGATGAAAAACGACCTGCACCGGTTGCTGTGGCCCCCGCTCGCAATCTTCGCCGCACAGGTGCTCTTCTATTTTCTCAACTGGATGCCGCCTGTGCCGCTGGCGCTCAAGGAGGGCGGCATCTACCGCAGCGTGCGGCGGGTCGCTGACCGCTATGAAGTCAAGTACACCACGCCGCGCTGGTGGCAGGTGTTCAAGAAGGACGACCGGGACTTTGCCTACACCCCGGGTGACACGATTTATTGTTTCGCCGCGGTGTTCGCGCCCACCGCTTTGAAACAGCGCATCGTGCATCACTGGCAAAAGAAAAACGCCGCCGGCGACTGGGTGACGCGCGACGCGATCTCCTATGAGGCGCACGGCGGCCGCGACGGCGGCTGGCGCTGGTACACCCGCAAGCGCAACGCCGAGCCCGGCTCCTGGCGCGTCGAAGTACGCACCCAAAACGGGCGCCTGCTCGGCCGCATTCCCTTTGAAGTGTACGAAGCCAAAGAGCGGCCCACCCGGTTCACCACGGATTATTTGTAG
- the ychF gene encoding redox-regulated ATPase YchF, whose amino-acid sequence MQIGIAGLPFAGKTTIFSTLLKHKSEEGAFHKPEMERGMVKVPDVRLDRLTAMFNPKKKVNAVIEYVKVQGMDSSGDKPLALTPQFLANLKNVDAIMLVVRAFENDRVPHPLNRIDPARDMHFINSEFLLSDLAVVESRLERLTKGLAKSKDELQVRELALMQRFHQQLEQEKPLRELELTAEEEKMIRGYQFLTLKPLLYVINIAEGEIARAAAIEQGLAAQVAPRCALTSLSAEIEREISELGEEDAAAFMADLGITEPALHKLIRTSYELLGLISFFTVGEDECRSWTIRRGTRAQQAAGVIHSDLEKGFIRAETVHYDDLIAQGSLHACREKGLLRLEGKDYVVKDGDILNIRFNV is encoded by the coding sequence ATGCAAATCGGAATTGCAGGCTTGCCCTTTGCCGGCAAGACGACGATTTTCTCCACGCTGCTGAAGCACAAGAGCGAAGAAGGCGCCTTTCACAAGCCCGAGATGGAGCGCGGCATGGTGAAAGTGCCCGATGTCCGCCTTGACCGGCTGACCGCCATGTTCAACCCCAAAAAGAAGGTCAATGCCGTCATCGAATACGTCAAAGTCCAGGGCATGGACAGCAGCGGCGACAAGCCGCTGGCGCTGACCCCGCAGTTTCTCGCCAATCTCAAGAACGTGGACGCCATCATGCTGGTGGTGCGGGCCTTCGAGAATGACCGTGTGCCCCATCCACTCAACCGCATCGATCCCGCCCGCGACATGCATTTCATCAACAGCGAATTTCTGCTCAGCGACCTCGCCGTGGTCGAAAGCCGCCTGGAGCGTCTGACAAAGGGTTTGGCCAAGAGCAAGGATGAGCTGCAGGTGCGCGAACTGGCCCTGATGCAGCGTTTCCACCAGCAACTGGAGCAGGAGAAACCGCTGCGCGAGCTGGAGCTGACGGCCGAGGAGGAGAAGATGATTCGCGGCTATCAGTTCCTCACCCTCAAGCCGCTGCTTTACGTCATCAACATCGCGGAAGGCGAGATCGCCCGGGCGGCCGCCATTGAGCAGGGCCTGGCGGCGCAGGTCGCCCCGCGTTGCGCGCTGACTTCGCTGAGTGCGGAAATCGAGCGCGAAATTTCGGAACTGGGCGAGGAGGACGCGGCGGCTTTCATGGCGGATCTCGGCATCACCGAGCCGGCACTCCACAAACTCATTCGCACCTCCTATGAGCTGCTCGGTTTGATCTCATTTTTCACAGTGGGCGAGGACGAGTGCCGGTCGTGGACCATCCGGCGCGGCACCCGGGCACAACAGGCCGCCGGCGTGATTCACTCCGATTTGGAGAAGGGTTTCATTCGCGCGGAAACCGTGCATTATGACGATTTGATTGCGCAGGGCAGCCTGCATGCCTGCCGGGAGAAGGGCCTGCTGCGGCTGGAAGGCAAGGATTACGTGGTGAAGGATGGTGATATTCTGAACATTCGGTTCAACGTGTAG